Genomic window (Dasypus novemcinctus isolate mDasNov1 chromosome 10, mDasNov1.1.hap2, whole genome shotgun sequence):
CTGTGGTGGaaaatgaactgtggttaacagaacaaatattgtctcatgaactataacaagtatgtAATACTAATAAAGGGTGTCATTAATTTGGTGggtagggggaaaatacaccaaatgtgagacCTTGGTTATAGTTTGcagtaatgcttttttttttttctttttttttttcctttattttattttaaatgcttcattcaaaaaatatgaggttcccatataaccccaccccacccatgccacccctcccacatcaacaaactcttccatcattgtggcacatccactgcacccagcgaatacattctggagaaccactgcagcacatggacagtgttccacattgtagtccacactcccccccagtccatccagtgggtcatgacaggacacacaatgtccagcatccatccctgcagcaccacctaggacaactccaaatcctgaaaatgaccccacaccatatctcttcttccatctcctgaccatcagcagtcaccgtgaccaccctctccacatcactactacaatttcttcccttactaatcacaatagttccccagcagaacaccagtaagtccattttaATCCgtactctcttcctccatgttgtgggcctgggatggctatgtccagtccccctctacatcaagagggggtttagattccacatggatgatggatgcaattctcctgcttgcagttgtaggcactcttggctccctggtgtggtggttaatcctcttcacctccctgtcagctggccagggtaagtccaagaaaccagaggctaggagctgcaagtctgctgaggcccagggcctggccatcacatggacagttcagagattcaggtctcctgagtataccaacccaaatgccaaccacaggcccggtaaaagtaacagaagaggcatgtgtagaaaggttacatttgagtccaactccatcacactcaggaacacaaactccaaagtagggtcagctgacatggctctgaactccagagccatctgccttgaccatataCCTGCAGGtcgcagcagccctcaggagaaccagcacctgggtttccatcttccttgactgtctctggtaccctgctgaggcatgcatattGATGGTACTCTTTCACAGTCTGTAACACATTTCACAAGAATgccaggtggtggtggtggagtaaggTGTGGGAGACCTGTGTGGTGATATGCATTCTTATTTCATAAATTCTCAATTTGTATTATATACTTATTCCTTAtagatatttatgtatatatgataAACTACACTTCAAAAgagcttaaaaataaaagagaaagaggaggcagaGGGTCAGTCAGAGTGATATGATGTGAGAAAGACTCAAGCAGCTATTGCTGGTTTTGAAGATAGGAGGCTAAGAGCCAGGGAATGCAGCAAACACTAGAAACTGGAAGAGACAAGAAAACAGACTATATGTTCGAGGCTGCTGAAAGGAATGTAGCCCTTCTgccaccttgattttagcctggTGAGACCTGTTTCAGATGTCTGACTGCAAAGACAGTAAGATAAAAAATTTGTATTGtttcaagccaaaaaaaaaaaaaaaaaagatgcaggatTATTGAGATTGTTCAATAATCTTTATGAGATCTAGTAAATAACATCAACAGCATCATTCAAGGTTTGTTTTTTCATCCTATTATATTTAAGGAGTTAAATTTGTCTTCATAAGTTCATAACTTTCCCTTggtaacatttaaaaatccataaatagTGATATCAACAACTACATAAGATATAAGGAAGTTTAACTAATGTTCTAAATATCTTAGGTATTAAAACCTAGATAAATAAAAGCATATTAAATTTAAACAAGAATGCCATAaagataagataaaaataaagaaataaaaattacttcAATTATGATACTAAACAGTGAATATCCACAAAAGCAGACTTATTTATTGGAAGGATTAAGAAAATTTAGAAACATTTAGCATGACCAGTCAAGAGAATAGAGCAAAAAATCATGTTACCAACAAGAAGAATGGAAATCTATTGCATTACTGACAGTggagaaaaatcacacaaaaactTGAAATACTACTGGATAACATCTACCATAGGTATTGCACACTTTGATCTAACAATCTTGCTCCTGGTATTGATGTACAACATCATAAATTCATATGATCAGCAGCAATGCTTCATCAATTAGTATGGGTATGAATGTAATTATACCTTGTCTTACTATTCAAGAAATAATAAGTTGCATACACATGTTGCTCACATTTCTAGCCTGCCTCatctttcttaaaatatatattttaaaagcacatGGGCAAATTAAGCTCAAAGAGAATAGAAATGAATTACCCTTGTACTTAATGTGAGATTAAATTCCATTTCAGGATCAGACACCCAAAACCCTAAGACCATTGTCTTTTACAACATGTTGCCATTTGATGAGGTACAATGGGAGAAGAATCTCaccaaattaaaaatgtttctggAGAATGTAACATCTCAATAATTTACTTGAAATATGCATAAAGATGCTCATTTGTAATCCTCTCAAGTTGGAACCAGGGATGAATTCAATTTTAGCTTGAAAATTTGGTTGAATTGGTGGAATAGCCTAAGAGAAACATATTTACAGGAAGGACTAAGGAAGAGCTCTGAATCACAGTttttcccagaaaagaaagggctGTCAAGAAAGTCTTAACCTGGTAAAAAAGACTCAGcattggaagaaaataaatacgTTTAAGTAAAATGTAATGTACCCAGCCCATTTTCGGTGTAATTGTCGTGCTGTGAAATCATTTCACATGTCAGCTCAtaaatttttcatataaatttcaaTGTTAGGAGGTCATAATAACTAAAAGTAAGCAACATAATAGTCTTAAAATGGACTCAGGTGCATGGGCCCAACCCCTCACCACTGCTCCCTGGGGCTCCCGAGCCCTGCTAACCATCCTGCCCAGTCCATGCTTCCACCAGTCTTCTGTAAGGAGCAACTCAaaagtgttcttttttattttttaactaattgtaatttagtttaatgaattttttaaattattttttttaaagaagcttttagattacataaatgttgcataaaaaaaaataaggattcccatatatcccactccttctctccaacactttctcacactaacaacatccttgattagtgtggtacgtttatTACAACTGagaaacagatattgaaacattgctattaaccatggactagagtttacattttagtttatactatgtcctgcacaattttgtaggtcatgacaaaatataaatggcttgtatctgtcactacaatatcatacaggacaactccaatgtcccaaaaatgcccccatattacatctattcttccctttcccatccctcagaactttTGGTGGccattgtctttatttatttatttttaagatttatttattttttctcccctccctcccccccattgtctgttctctgtgtctacatgctgcgtcttctttgtctgctattttgtccctgtgtggcacagcactccttgcgcgcatcaggactgcgtatgcgccagctccacacgggtcaaggaggccctgggtttgaaccacggacctcccatgtggtagatggacgccctaaccactgggccaagtctgccgcccgcCCCaccattgtctttatatcaatgaaatTTATCAATTCCATCTCTAGAATAATACATCTATAGTGGAATGATAATACatctaatttagtccattgttattctccagtcttgaggattttggaatggtaattctcactctgcttctaattgagagggagctcagatcccatggggcaaatggatggaactatccTTCTtgaagttgcagacactctctgacTCTTGGGAtagacattgtccatcatctccttgttagttgtcctgggtaagtagaaagaactggagagttaggtgttacaactctacaAATTTTACATACAGGGAAATAGAGGCAAAAAGGGTGCATTTAATTACACCAAATCATTAAGATATAAAATAGCAGATATAAGTAATGAAACTGTACTTCATGCCAGCTTCTATGCTTTTCATAgcaatggatatatatatatccatgtatatatatatatatataaccaagtGGTTTTCAGctgttttctgtctctgtaaAGCTAAGTGTTTACTCATCTTTGCCACTGACTCACTGCATATATTTTTGCAATTACCTCACCTTTTCTATGCTATATATAATTAAACTTCACAGTTCCAATCTCACACTAAAATTCCATTCAACAAGTGAAACTCATTGTTTATTCTTTACATTGCAGCAAAAAGGACTCTTAATCTTGTAGGAAAAATAATCAGAATTACTAATAATTTCAGTAAATTTTACACTTAGCATATTTGTTTGGGCTTAAGCATTCAATAGCCTGGAACTAGAGAAATTGAAGTACAATAGCTGggtatctaaatataagaacacagGATATTAATATATGAGTGATTCACCTTTCTCCTAATTATTGCAAAGTCTGTTGTTAGAAACAGTTTAGGAAGCAAATTGTTTTCTGTTGCCAAGTTGAAGAAACCAATGTGATGAAAGAATGACTTGCTTAATTAAACACATCTTTACATGAGTTTAGACATTCAATTGTAGTGTATCTGGGAAGAGAGATATCATAACATGGAAATATATGTCCTCCTCATCAATATcaaggtattatttttaaaaatgtacagacCCAGCATCTAAGGATAGCAAGGACAAACATCTGGTCTTAGATGTCCTAATAATTTCTAACCTGCTAAATTCATTCTGAGATTTCCATTCAACTGAGAGTGGAACCAATTATTCTGGATCTATTTATCTTTTGCCAATAGCAAAAAAATAGTCTATGTAAAGcataaagtataaaaagagttATGCTGCTAACTGAAGTCAAGTCCACAGACAGCCTTCTTGAATGTTTAGAACAAGATGTTTTATAAAAAAGTAGATATCAATATATTTTTCAGTTAATTAGTTTGCCTGTGtgtgtatgttaaaaaaaaaacaaaacaaaacatgggtgCCAGTATAAATTGATTCTAGATTCAATATACAGCTCAATAaagtatttctttataaattaagAATATACTATCCTGTTCTCAGTATATGTTGAAGAATTTGATGAGTTAAAGATAATAACGGTATTGAGAGATAACTTTATGTtaaaactgtaaaacaaaattctaaaaaaaaacctAGAGAATTAAACCGTTTAAACCAAACTCTTGATTTAGAATATTTCCTTCATTTAGTGCAAGCCTCAGCATATCTTAACAACCGAAAGCACTCCAGCTGAACTTAGAATGATTGAACATTATTTGGGAAAACACAGACCCATGTAGGAAAAAATTATTGAAAGCAGTGGCTATGAAGTTAATACTGAGAGTCCTCTGGAAAAGCACCCTCATCATGAAACCCTTGGAATCATCCTTAAATTATTCCCTTCATATTAACTTAAAATCCTTAAAAACTCCCTGTATCACATGCAAATTCACCTtgtctgtgtttctctctctctgtcatctctctctcttgctctctcacaCGTCTTTGTGTACACATGTAAAATATGCTGAATTTTTGTAGAGAATTTTTAATCAAACTTCCTACATGCAATTCAAAGACTCTTCCAAATGTCCCCTTTATATATAACAGGCAATACATATGTAGTTATTGCCTGCAGAAATAAAGTCCACCATGTTATAGTAGCCATACAAATTTctaatgcttttatttcttttatttcttttatgtttcaTGCTACTAAGAATCATTTTTGTTACAAGGTGTCAGCGAATATTAGGGTAATGGTTAGAATCTGGAAAACACAAAAATGCATAattaatatcttttctttttcttttcttctgcttgtttccgttttttgtcttttttctttttcctgctatGGGTAGGGGGAAAGTGTCAGTTGAAACTAAAGGGAACAGAGTTGCGTTAATCTTAGCGCTTATTTCATCACCCATTTCCATCAGTTATCAACTCACCAGAACTTGCTATATTGTTTCACAAATGTCAGACCTCCATTCTTACTAGCTTCCACATTCTTTGTGATTTACTTTCTGCTGTCCACATCTGTTGAAAATATTGTCTTATTATAAAGTCTCTATAGTTTGGCATTTGACTCTACTCACAGTGCTGTAAGACCCTAACAAAGTGCTTAGTAATATAGCATCGATATAAAGACAGCAACGATAGATAAAACtacatgaagaaacaaaaaacccaactaaaCCACCCTGGAGGCACACACAGAGGCTCCAAATACACCAGGACAGACTGTGTGTAGGTTTTGCTCTCTTTTTCAAATGCTTGTTTCCCAAATATTGACTTgctatgttttgttgttgttcgtTCATTTCTCTGATTTTAAGACTGGCCGAGAAGACCAGACCCTGTCTGAAAGGGAGGAAGGACAGAAGTGAAGAAACAACCTTTTGAGTCCAGTGGTGAGGGGGCGGGGCACGGGGCTGGAACCACACAGCCCCCGAGGGTGATAGTGCAGGGAAGGTTTGAAGTCACAGTGGCATAGAGGGTTTGATACGGAACCAGGAGGGTGGTGGCCCTATCCTGTCCCCAAGTCTGCCTCGGTTCCCCGTGGCCCTGGCTAAGCGAAGGCAGCACCGCAGGATTGACCCGCAATCACCTGGGACGATGTGCCTCTGGGACCATGAGCAGAAAGTGCTTACTGAGGACAAACCTCACAACATGGGGTCCCCTCCCCATGTACAGCCCCCACCTCAGGGTTCTTAGCTCTGGAACAGAAAGGGATCTGAGTGTCAGGTGTTCCATGAGCTCAGCCTAGCAAGCTGAAGGGTTTAGCAATGTGGCAGCTGAGAAGATTCGCTCCCCACCACCTTTGGGGAGAAGTCCCTTGAGGGCCCAAAGGAGAGCCAGGAAGTCTTAGAGACCCCTCCTCACCATCAGGACCTTCCTTTCTCTGGCAACCCAGGAACACTGAAAGATTCTGCTGCAGCTGGAGTTTTCGGTTAAACTTGTACCATGAAGGAAGCTTCCTGACCCATAGCCAAGAATCTGGCttgcaaatgtttatttttaaattaacatgtTTTCTGCTTAAGTAGGAAATTATTGtataacatttataaaatgaagaaatttatacagaagaaacaaaaaaaaaatccctttagcCCATTCTCCAGAGATAGTTTCTGTTGCTGTCTGGGTGTATTTTCTTAGTCTCTTTCTAATGTATATGTGTAAATACTtgtttttcagattaaaaaaaaaaggtttgaaactataaattcaatttctttaatagatttaGGCCTATTGAGGTTATCTATTTTCttcatgagtttttaaaattttattattcaagCATTTGTCCATTCTATCTATGGTGCTGAATTTATTGGCCTTAATttattcataatattcccttaATATCCTTTAAATCATGTAGAATGTGTAATGATATTATCTTTAACATTAATAATAGAAAGCATGCAAATCAACAATCTAAGTATCCTAGCAATtaaaatgtagggaaaaaatcaaattaaatccCAACAATATTAGacataatgataaaaagaaaataagagaaaaatccaATGACATAAATTACAGGCTTGAGCAGAGAGTATCAACAATATTAAAGTTGGTTCATTGGAAAGATTAATAATATTCAGAAACCTTTAGCATGaccaatcaagaaaaaaagagagaaaaaaatctcaatattCCAATACAACGAAACTCTTATACATTACTGGTAGTACTGCAAAATTGCATAAATACTTTGGAATAATGTTTGACTTAAATATTCAAGCTACCACACACTATGAACCTGCTATTTTACTTCTTTGTGTTAATTTACAATACCAAAAATATTCAGAACTAGTACCAAAGTATCAATTAGAAGTAGTTTGAGAACTATATCTGTTCTTAGCAGGAAAATAAATTGCACGAGCAATTTCTAGCAGGCTTGCTTTCCCTTGAAATCTATTTCAAAAAGTAAATGAGCAAATTAAGctcaaaatggataaatatatCACCTTGGTTTTATCATGTGAATGTATATATCCATATCAGATTTCTTCTGAACAATATTCTCTCTGATGGCAAGAGCTTTTCCTCTGACTCTTCCTCTGAAAAACACAAGCAGCCCTGTGTATTTTAACATAAATGTACATATCATACACAATAGGCGTATATACACATGGGCACCTTTTCACTGAAAGAATCCAAATAGTCCTGGGTAAAATAGTACAACAGAAATCAATAGAATAATGTCTAATTAACCAGAGCCAATTTCTATTGGAATAGGGAGAATGTGTGAAATGCCCCTGGAAGTGAAATGTAAAATGAGGAATTCCTAGCACTAAAGACAAACATTGCTGGCTTCGTGGTTTTTCCTGGGAAGTGCAGTGTAGAAGTAATGTAATCATTCTGTTGAGAAAAGACAAGTTCCTGGACAGGAAGGAAAGTCTCCAGAAGTGGGAACCAAAGCATAgtgtaagatttgttttttttttatctgcttTATAATATGTGGAGGTAAAGATTAATTGGAATAATAGTATTTCCTTgatacagaaatttttaaaaaaggatattacAGAAGGTTGATAATCTGTTAGATTTTATTCTCATCTTGAGAGACACGTGGTGATATATGTTAAAGTGTTTGGCCTTTCAGCTGTGACTTATTTTGCTATTCAGGTATGATTGTTAGTAGCACATGACATGTTCCCATATGTGAGAATTTTGTATACAGTCAAATAAAGAGTGGGGTATTATATTTGAACATTcattagaaataatatttttaaagaaagatgtgTTGTTCATGTCATGAAATTATTAAACAtgactaatttttattttagctttatttttctctctccaaaacaatgacataaaaatagtcttagtaataaaatatttcatgtcCCAAACCTTTCTCTCAAACATTTAGACTTTGCCATTTGATCTTGTGATGggttttccaaaaagaaatcaaaccTAACAATAGTTTTGCTTCTTAACTAATGTCTTggcaaaataataattttttcagTTCCTTTCTAATACAGGAGCTCTATTTAATTTATCgacctcattttgtttttcttttctaatttatcCTTCTTTGTCCAGTGCCTCCAGAATGACTTAATTTTGTATTGCATTTGCATATTCTGAAGCAATTTCTGTAATTTaatgattttgtttttcatataatCTTCCTAAGCATGCCCTTCTTCCTTGTGGGACATGCTCTGCTTCCTAAGAGTTGCCTTTTTTCCTAATCCTATTATGGATGCAAAAGTAATATTTAATCAAATTGTCTATTTTCTCTACCAAATTTTCTCAGAGTTTCCCCTTCATGATAGTTGAAAGGTGACTCACCTAATGCCACAAAGGTTTTTGtaggtttcttttttgtttgttttaatatttagtccacatctcttttgtgtttttttgctaagtttttctCATATAAAAAGGAAAGCTCCTTTTTCTGAATCCAATGTCTAGCCATTAAATTTAGGTAGGTAAGAGTAGGTCAACATTTGCAGTATATGTTTGAGTTGTTTAAGGCTTATGTAAAACTATTTTCAACTCTTATCAATAAGTAGAATaccattaaatgtattttttaaattatcactaaaatcttatttatttttctatttattaatatCCAATGCTCAATATTGCTTTGGCCGAGATGATTTTTGCATGAAATCCTATGAATTCTATCTCAATACTCCATAAAATTAATTACATTTCTAAATCATTGTCATATGGTAAAGTCAGTGTTTGATTAGTAGCTACTTTAAAACTGTTCATCCTATTACTTTCCTCCATAGCATTCATGATAGCAATGGGATAACTAATCTGTGAGGTAATTTCTAGTTTTTTTGATTCCAATTAATTGTGTGCTTCCTTCAAAAATAATGTTTGACACCATAATTTTCTCATGGCGTTTTTCATCTCTGTATTTCTCAGAGTATAGATTAGGGGATTGAACATAGGTGCAATGATGGTGTAAAatagtgcaaatattttatcctcagggaaagtggtaGGTGGCCTAAGGTAAGCAAAGAAAGAAGACCCAAAAAACAAGACAACCACAGTAATATGAGACCCACAGGTAGAGAGGGCTTTGCGTCTTCCTTCAGCTGAGTGATTTCTTAAagtgaataatataataatataagaaGTAAATAAGACAACAAAGGTTACTACAGCGATTATACCTGAATTTGCAACCACTAGAACACTAGTTATGTAGGTATCAGTACAGGCAACTTTCAGCAGTGGGAATATATCACAGAAATAGTGATCAATTTCATTTGGACCACAAAAGGGCAACTGGATTGCCAGATAAAACTGAGGAAAAGAATGGACAGCCCCCCCAACCCAAGCAGCTAAGACTAGAAGATTGCATTTTGCCCTGTTCATGATAATCATGTAGTGCAGAGGTTTGCAGATGGCAACATAGCGATCGAAGGCCATGGCAGCAATAATGAAGACCTCAATACCTCCAAAGAAGTGCATGGTAAAGACCTGCAACATACAATTTCCATAGGAGATGGGTTTTGTCCCCACTAACAAATCACCAATCAGTTTGGGTGTAACAATAGAAGTGTAGCAGATGTCCATAGAGGATAAATTGCTGAGGAAATAGTACATTGGTTGGTGATAAAGGGGGCTGCATTGAATGGAGACAAGGATTACAAGGTTTCCAACCAAGATGGaaacataacaaaataaaaagagcacaaagcaaaatatttgtatattttggtcAGAGGAAAGTCCCAAAAGAATGAATTCAGAGATGTTTCTGTGCCTTTCCATATACGCCATTTTGTTTTGTACTATGCACAATGAGTGtctgaaattgaaaaaacaatgaatttaaataaaaaatattaatataaccttaataatataaaatttaccaAATAATGTATTGACAtgcttaaaatattaattttattattttttcatgaaattagctactttttcttttttattatatctgttattttGCAAGTCTGTAGTGTAATAATTTACTAATAAGaataattacttatttttaaaattttaccagtCATGATTAAATAATATCTGAATATTTAGTTTGATCATAAAGCAAACATTTATTTCTATTAATTATGTTATGGAGATAACAAAGTCTTAATTTACttccttaaaataaaactttttttgccTTATACTTTGTGTCAAATTTCCTTCTTTCATCATAAATAGACAATCTCCCTTCATTTTATGCAACTATTGCCTCAGAAATGCAAATGTTTGAAGCATGTCAGTTTGAATTGTTAAACTTGAATTTGAAAGAACTTACTGATTTTTGGCTTATGAGCAAACATTGCTGACTGGACATGTTCAAcatgtcatttcattttttttgaataacaaaaaatggttgaaaatatatagaaaaatttaaaagaatgtcaTTTAATGAgtaaaattgtgaaaaataaaattcatgcaTTCCACCTATTTATATTTCATGttaggataaattttaaaagcgTGCTGTCATTTATACCTTGTGATCACAGTTGGTaaagatatatataaaaatgctttaatcAAGCAGGTATGTTTGAACTGTCTATTTTATAGCTTTTGCTAGAAATTTTATATACACTCTAGGCAACAAAAACAAGAGGTAATAAAAGAGATAACACAATGATACTGTAAGACACCTTTTGGTATCTTTGAACTCAGCAGCTATCTGACCATTAATGAATGGATGAAATATTCTTCTTTGTACAATCATGAGACATTATTTACACTCAGAAAAGAGAATGTACAATAGGGAGAATGTAATTTCATGAGCTTTCTTACCCTGTGATATGTTATCTGGTACCACTGGGGCTACTAACATCACAGAACCACTCCCTTATCTAGTCTATTGTGGCAAACATATCTAGACATTCTGggtgtctatttttaaaatgcagtataATGATAAAGTTTTTAAGAAATTACAACATCCATTGAATCATAAATGTGCCTTTATGATGATTTTCATGTCAAATAAGTAATAGATAAGGCATTAAAAATAGCCCATTTGTTACAAATTTAAATTATCTAACTCTAATTTCATTAATGAGTAAATCTCATTGTATTCTTCTTAGGTCTTCATTATTGCTATAAGGCTTACCATTCCTTTGTTACAATATGAAACTTATCAGGAAAAGAGTGTTTAGTAGTTAACTGTAGTGAAATACTTGTGAATAATTAAGGGATGATTCATTGACCTTTTACTTAATACAATTGATACTGATTGTGTATGAGGTGGTATGTTTACTACAAATACATTTATtgacctaaaataaataaatttgcaaTAATTGAAAGTAATTGctataaaaatgtttgtaaactattgaAACACAATATTATTTGAGTAATCAAAGTCCATTATTTCCAATAACCAGAGTTTAATCACAAGAATCTTGGtaatttttcaattattaaataatacaatttgGATATTAGATGCCAGATATCCAGATTCTCACTCACATAGGTGTTGCTTTCAGGATATTGGAAGGATGTCATGGGGTACAGAAATAGGAGGAACTGCTATAAATTCTTGTCTTAGT
Coding sequences:
- the LOC101425580 gene encoding olfactory receptor 4P4-like codes for the protein MERHRNISEFILLGLSSDQNIQIFCFVLFLFCYVSILVGNLVILVSIQCSPLYHQPMYYFLSNLSSMDICYTSIVTPKLIGDLLVGTKPISYGNCMLQVFTMHFFGGIEVFIIAAMAFDRYVAICKPLHYMIIMNRAKCNLLVLAAWVGGAVHSFPQFYLAIQLPFCGPNEIDHYFCDIFPLLKVACTDTYITSVLVVANSGIIAVVTFVVLFTSYIIILFTLRNHSAEGRRKALSTCGSHITVVVLFFGSSFFAYLRPPTTFPEDKIFALFYTIIAPMFNPLIYTLRNTEMKNAMRKLWCQTLFLKEAHN